The DNA region AGGTACGCCATGTGTTCCCACCAGTCTTCGTGCCCGTCCGCCGACCGCGCCGAGCGCTCCCACCGCGACGAGGCGCACATCGTCTCCGCGCACCCCGAGCAGGGCTGGTACCTGCTGTGCGACGGCGCGATCGCCTTCGACGACACCGGCGTGCTGCTGCCCGACGGCCGTGTCGTCGCCCCGCACCGGGTACCGGCCGTGCAGCTGACCATCGCGGCCTGACACTCCCCGGATCTCCCGGGTCTCCTCAGATCTCCCCGGATCTCCCGGGATCCCGTCATCTCCGCGGATCCCGTCGGGGACAGGCGGGGCCGCAGGACAGCAAGGACCACCTATCGCGGCCCATTGACTGCCGTCATGAAGACGATACGCTCCAGGTGCGACCCCACCATGACAAGGGGGCGAACCACCATGGAGCCCAGGAACCCCCGGGACGTCGACACCTTCCCGCGCGATCATCCGCCGCCGCCGGACCAGTGGCCCGAGCTCCGCTTCGACCTCCCGGAACTGCGCTTTCCCGAGCGCCTCAGCTGCGCCGCCGAGCTCCTCGCCCACACCGCCCCGGACCGCCCGGTCTTCCGTACCGCCTCCGGTGAGCCCTGGACGTACGGCGACCTCCGCACCCGGGTCGACCGTATCGCACACGTCCTGACCGGCGAACCGGCCGCGCGCGGACGTCAACCCGGCACGTGCGGAAGGCGGTTCCGTACGAACGGAAAGTGATCCCATGCCCCTGGAAGGCGATCAAGCGTGATGGTGACGATCTAGAGTGATCAACGTGTCCGAGCAGCACACTCCCCGGTCCCTCATCGTCACCTTCTACGGCGCGTACGGCCGCTTCGCCCCTGGTCCCGTACCCGTGGCCGAACTGATCCGGCTTCTCGCCGCGGTCGGCGTGGACGCGCCCTCCGTGCGTTCGTCGGTGTCCCGGCTCAAACGCCGCGGGCTGCTCGTGCCTGCGCGCACGGCGTCGGGCGCGGCCGGGTACGTACTGTCGCCGGACGCGCGACAGCTCCTCGACGACGGCGACCGGCGGGTCTACGCGGCCTCGCCCCCCGAGGACGACAGCTGGGTGCTGGCCGTGTTCTCCGTGCCGGAGTCCGAGCGGCAGAAACGTCACGTACTGCGCTCCCGGCTGGCCGGCCTCGGTTTCGGGACGGCCGCCCCCGGGGTGTGGCTCGCGCCCGCCCGCCTCTACGAGGAGACCCGCCACACGCTGGAACGGCTGCGTCTCGACGCGTACGTGGAACTGTTCCGCGGCGAGCATCTGGGCTTCGCGGCGACGGCCGACGCGGTCGCCCGCTGGTGGGACCTGGCCGCGATCGCCAAGCAGCACGAGGCGTTTCTCGACCACCACGCGCGCGTGCTGCACGACTGGGAGGCGCGGGACGACACCCCCGAGGAGGAGGCGTACCGCGACTACCTGCTCGCCCTGGACACCTGGCGCCATCTCCCGTACGCCGATCCCGGGCTGCCTCCCGCGCTGCTGCCCGAGGACTGGCCGGGCGCCCGCTCGGCGGCGGTCTTCCGGGCGCTGCACGAGCGGCTGCGGGACGCGGGGGCGGCCTTCGCGGGCGTACCGGAGAACCACCCCAAACCCGAATCCATGTGACGCCGGCCACACTTCGGACCGCTAAGGGAACGCTCAGGCTGCTCAGTCCCTCTTCTCATAATCCTTACCTAGCGTCGTGACGCATGAGTCTGATGCGCAGTCTGAACCGGGCGCTCTCCGCCACCACCGGCCTCCAGGTGCGTAAGGCCGCTGCCGTCGCGCCGCCCGGTCCGAAGAAAGCGGCGGCGAAACCCGGGAAGAGGCCCACGCCGGTGTACCGATGTCCCGCGCCCGTGGACCTCGCGACGGACCGGCTGCTGCGGGAGCCGGTCTTCATCATGTCCCCCGTGCGCTCCGGCTCGACCCTGCTGCGGATGCTCCTGAACGCGCACTCGCGCTTCCACTCCCCGCACGAGCTGCACATCCGCCGCCTGGAGGTCGACTTCGGCAGCAAGCTGTCGCAGCGTGCGATGAGCGCCCTGGACCTGGAGCGCGGCGATCTGGAGCACCTGCTGTGGGACCGGGTCATGCACCGGGAACTGGTCAGGTCCGGCAAGGACTTCATCGTCGAGAAGACGCCGAGCAACGCGTTCGTGTACCGGCGCATCCGGGACTGCTGGCCCGACGCCCGCTTCGTCTTCCTGCTCCGCCACCCGGTGTCCGTCGCCCGGTCCTGGCACGAGGGCGACCCCGGCAAGCGGACCTTCGACGAGGCCGCCGCCGACGCGCTGCGCTACATGCGGGCCGTCGACAACGCCCGCAAGGGAATCACCGGCGGCCACACCCTGCGCTACGAGGACATCACCGCCGGCCCCGAGAAGGAGATGCGCCGGCTCTGCGCCTTCCTGGACGTGGACTTCGAGCCGTCGATGCTCGACTACGGCAGAAAGGACGACACACAGGTCGTGAAGGGCCTCGGCGACTGGCGGGACAAGATCCGCACCGGCCAGGTGCAGAGCGGCCGGGCACTTCCCGCGGAGGACGAGATACCGGAGATCCTGCGACCGATGTGCGAGGCCTGGGGCTACACCTCGTGAAGCCGCACGCCGAGATAACCGAGGTCTGGCCGCGCGACGGGCGCGTCAGACTCGTCGGACACATCCACGGGCACCCCGCCGAGGGCGAGTGGCGGCTGCTGCTCACCCGCCGGAGCCATGCGGAACAGCGCCTCGACTATCCCGCGCAGGTGAAGGGCGACCGTTTCGAGGGCGAGTTTCCCGTCGCCGACCTGGCGGCCGGCGACACGGCCGAGGCCGAGGAGTGGGACATCCATCTCACCGACGGCGAGGCGGAGTTGCGGGCAGGGCGGCGGCTCGACGACGTCCACGGCAAGAAAAAGATCATGGTCTTTCCCGAGCAACGGGTACACGGCATCGGCGTGCGTCCGTACTACACGGTGAAGGACAACCTTTCGCTGGAGTGCCGTACGGGAGCCACGACATGACGATCCATCAGATCGGAGGGCGGCCGAAGGTCCGCTATCTGCTCCTGCACGCGTACGGACGCGGCGGCACCATCCGCACGGTGATGAACCAGGCCAACTCCCTGGTGCGGGCCGGCTGGCAGGTCGAGCTGGTGAGCGCGCTGCGCCGCCGTGACGACCTCCAGTTCCCGCTCGACCCGCGGGTGACGGTCACGACGGTCGTCGACCTGCGCGAGGAGGCCCACACCCCGCCGTCGGGGGTGGCCGGCCGCTGGCAGGACTGGCGCCGCGGCCGGCTGACCGAGCAGCCCGCGCGGCACATCCCGTGCGGCGAGTTCGGCTACCGCTACTTCAACCGGTACGTGGAGCGGCGGCTGATCGCGTACCTCTCCTCGCTGCGCGACGGGGTGCTGGTGACCACGCGGCCCGCGCTCAACTTCCTCGCGGCGGAGCACGCGACGGGCGGCGTGGTGCGTGTCGCGCAGGAACACATGAACCACGGCACGCACAAGGACGACGTGCGGCAGCGCATCCGGGAGACCTACGCGCGCTTCGACGCGGTCGCCGTACTCACGGAACGGGACCGCGAGGAGTACGAGCGACTGCTGCCCGGCACTCGCGTCGTGCGCATCCCCAACGCCGTGCACTCCCTCGACCAGGTGCCCTCCGACCACCGCTCGAAGATCGCGGTGGCGGCGGGGCGGCTCTTCCCGCAGAAGGGCTTCGACCTGCTGATCCCGGCGTGGGCGAAGCTCGTCGAGACGTACCCCGACTGGCAGTTGAGGATCTACGGCAGTGGCGAGAAGAAGACCGAGCTGCGGGCGCTCATCGAGGAGCACCACCTCTACAACCACGTGTTCCTGATGGGCCACTCGGACCGGCTCGACGACGAACTCGCCAAGGCCTCCTTCTATGTGCTCAGTTCGCGCTTCGAGGGGCTGCCGATGGTGATGATCGAGGCGATGAGCCACTCGCTCCCGGTGGTGAGCTTCGACTGCCCGACCGGGCCCTCGGACGTTCTCACGCACGGAGTCGACGGTCTGCTGGTCGCGCCCGAGGACCCCGACGCGCTCGCCGACGCCATGGCCAAGCTGATGGGCGACCGGGCGCTGCGGGCGGACATGGGGGTCGCCGCAGTGCTGACGGCGGCCTCGTACGGCCCGGACGCCGTGCACCCCCGCTGGGAGGCCCTCTTCCGAGAACTCCACGAGGTTCGCGAACTCCACGACCTCCACGACCTTTCCGATCAACGGCGCGGCGTCACGGGCGCCTCGAAGGGACAGCGCGCATGACCACCACGGCCAGGGGCCGTCAGAAGCCTCCCACGGCTCAGGGAGCC from Streptomyces sp. NBC_00258 includes:
- a CDS encoding sulfotransferase family protein; the encoded protein is MSLMRSLNRALSATTGLQVRKAAAVAPPGPKKAAAKPGKRPTPVYRCPAPVDLATDRLLREPVFIMSPVRSGSTLLRMLLNAHSRFHSPHELHIRRLEVDFGSKLSQRAMSALDLERGDLEHLLWDRVMHRELVRSGKDFIVEKTPSNAFVYRRIRDCWPDARFVFLLRHPVSVARSWHEGDPGKRTFDEAAADALRYMRAVDNARKGITGGHTLRYEDITAGPEKEMRRLCAFLDVDFEPSMLDYGRKDDTQVVKGLGDWRDKIRTGQVQSGRALPAEDEIPEILRPMCEAWGYTS
- a CDS encoding DUF5999 family protein yields the protein MCSHQSSCPSADRAERSHRDEAHIVSAHPEQGWYLLCDGAIAFDDTGVLLPDGRVVAPHRVPAVQLTIAA
- a CDS encoding PaaX family transcriptional regulator, whose protein sequence is MINVSEQHTPRSLIVTFYGAYGRFAPGPVPVAELIRLLAAVGVDAPSVRSSVSRLKRRGLLVPARTASGAAGYVLSPDARQLLDDGDRRVYAASPPEDDSWVLAVFSVPESERQKRHVLRSRLAGLGFGTAAPGVWLAPARLYEETRHTLERLRLDAYVELFRGEHLGFAATADAVARWWDLAAIAKQHEAFLDHHARVLHDWEARDDTPEEEAYRDYLLALDTWRHLPYADPGLPPALLPEDWPGARSAAVFRALHERLRDAGAAFAGVPENHPKPESM
- a CDS encoding glycosyltransferase family 4 protein, which gives rise to MTIHQIGGRPKVRYLLLHAYGRGGTIRTVMNQANSLVRAGWQVELVSALRRRDDLQFPLDPRVTVTTVVDLREEAHTPPSGVAGRWQDWRRGRLTEQPARHIPCGEFGYRYFNRYVERRLIAYLSSLRDGVLVTTRPALNFLAAEHATGGVVRVAQEHMNHGTHKDDVRQRIRETYARFDAVAVLTERDREEYERLLPGTRVVRIPNAVHSLDQVPSDHRSKIAVAAGRLFPQKGFDLLIPAWAKLVETYPDWQLRIYGSGEKKTELRALIEEHHLYNHVFLMGHSDRLDDELAKASFYVLSSRFEGLPMVMIEAMSHSLPVVSFDCPTGPSDVLTHGVDGLLVAPEDPDALADAMAKLMGDRALRADMGVAAVLTAASYGPDAVHPRWEALFRELHEVRELHDLHDLSDQRRGVTGASKGQRA